A stretch of the Alnus glutinosa chromosome 6, dhAlnGlut1.1, whole genome shotgun sequence genome encodes the following:
- the LOC133871607 gene encoding uncharacterized protein LOC133871607 produces MEEEKCHSGQFEVGGYQWRLAPYPNGRKNSNGDGHISVYLAIADTNDLQPGWEVKVNTIRFFVLDQIRSEYQIIQDANGRVRFRNWKTEWGFAQLLSHDTLNDSSNGYLVDDSCAFGEEVFITCKGECLSMISQPQSNYFTWKIDNFNNFKCLKQKFYFSEQFTVEGRKWKLKLFPEGDGTGADTCLSLYLVLDGSEILPPDRKLYAKYKLRIRNLLGVNANNKMHSENYLLLFV; encoded by the exons ATGGAGGAGGAAAAATGTCACTCAGGCCAGTTTGAAGTTGGCGGCTATCAATG GAGATTGGCACCCTACCCAAATGGGAGAAAGAACAGCAATGGGGACGGTCACATCTCTGTATACTTGGCAATAGCAGATACCAATGATCTTCAACCTGGCTGGGAGGTTAAGGTTAACACAATACGATTCTTTGTCCTTGATCAAATCCGAAGCGAGTACCAGATTATCCAAG ATGCAAATGGGAGAGTACGCTTTCGAAACTGGAAGACTGAGTGGGGATTCGCCCAGTTGCTTTCCCATGATACTCTCAATGATTCATCAAACGGCTATCTTGTTGATGACTCTTGTGCCTTTGGGGAGGAAGTTTTCATAACTTGTAAAGGGGAGTGTTTGTCGATGATAAGTCAACCTCAAAGTAATTATTTCACTTGGAAGATTGACAACTTTAACAACTTTAAATGCTTGAAACAGAAATTTTATTTCTCTGAGCAATTCACTGTTGAAGGGAGAAAATG GAAGTTGAAGCTCTTTCCAGAGGGAGACGGAACAGGGGCCGACACATGCTTGTCTCTCTATCTGGTATTAGATGGTTCAGAAATTCTTCCCCCCGACAGAAAATTGTACGCAAAGTACAAGTTGCGAATAAGGAACCTGTTGGGGGTGAATGCCAATAACAAAATGCATAGCGAAAATTATCTACTCCTCTTTGTGTAA